The genome window ATCAGGAAGAGGATGTGGAGGGAAAAGCTAGCAACACTTACTCCAGCCCTCTACCTCGCGACCGCATTCTAGGTGATGCTGAGGCGTCTTGTGTCCAGGACCGACCAAATTCTCCTGGCAGCGACCAAAGTTCGTCGATGGAAGTGGGGCATACGATGAGCCGGAGTAGTAGATGGCCACTGAAGCGCTCTGCAACGGAAGATCAGGGCAGTCGTCGCAAAATTGCGCGAACCCTTTTTGCCGTCAGCAATTGGATGAGCAATGCAGCGCATGATCGATATCAAAACTCCGATTTCAAGAACGGCCCAGCCCTGCGGTTTCCAGAGATACCCGGCGAGGAAAACCGGAACGGCGAATTGAACAAGATAAGGAAACAGTACAATCGTGGTCAGAATACAGACGAATTCAGCACATCAGGGTCTCCCGAGCGGCTTTCCCGTGTGCCTAGTTTTCGGGGCAGCATTTCTTCTCGGGGGGGTCTCGAGGGCAGCCCGCCAATTGGAAGATCATCTTCCCCTGCGCCGAGCATTGGTGGAAGATCGCAGGCTAGCATGTCGCAGGCCGATCGCAGCTCGTTTGACGTCCAggattcttcatcatctggaaTCGCCATTGGAAGTCATGCACGGCCCCGGGGCAACACCCTCGAGGTGCCAAAACCAGTGTATGCCAGCGGTGGTCGAATACGATCATCCACTGTTCCAAACAGGACAGATGATGAGCTATCAATAGGAGACAGCTCCCCAATAATTGTAGTGTCTCCAGATCCTAGCCCGAGTTCTCCTGGATCAATCCCCCAGACACCACCTTGAGCATGCGAGCGGTTTGCTAGCGTCATGTAGCAGCCTGCCGATCACAAACGTAGAGCGTTGTCAATGGCATGGCTACAAGCCAGCCACATGATATATTCGTCACGTCCCGGATTTCTTCAGACATGTTCTGCCCCATACCTACCAATGACATGAGGCAAAGCACGCACCCGGCAAGAGTCCTGTCGATACATTCAAAGCCTCCTTCTACCCACGCGGCTCGACGAAACAGTTCCAGACTACGGGGCCATTGTCCTTCTGGATAGCTCAGCCGCAGCGTGGATCATGGCTACTCACTGTTCAGTCTTTGCTGAAGCCACAAATTGGTTGATGCTGAGGCCAGAAACTTTGTTTGTGCTCTCAGAGGGGTAATATACCAGCAACAGGACTTCTGTGAATCTTTCACAAACAGACTTCATTCAGCCGATTCTCTTCATTGTATATTTCGAATTTTTACATCGAGGATTTGAGTCGTTGGAAAGGTGCACGTACGAGTCGGGTTTTGTACATTTAGAAGTATTTTCAAGGCGAGAACCCATACATAGGTTGATAAAGAGATGAATAAACCTGTACAAAGCACAATAGAAGACGTTTCAAGAGAGTGAATGGGCCCCCCGTCTACAATAGATGACTCGGGACCCGAAATCCGATTCTAGAATATGAATATAACTTACTTGAAGAACAGAATAGGAGTGCTTTCATGTGTATTGACCTCACTAACCTTGAAAATTGGCGCGCCAGGGCAAAGAAGGTGGTCGAAGTTTAGGGTTTGGAATTTCCTTGAGTAAAGCCATTTTTATGTTGACTTAGAGTGGATGCGATGCGTGCTAGGCACACTGTTGCAATCTCACCTTTCAGGCCAAGAGGATAAGGTACTATTGCGTTGCGCGGCCTGACTTGATTGGCAGTTTAGTATGTATCACTAAGAGGAAAAGCAGCCGAGCAGAAAAGATTAAAGTTCAGTATTATGTATGCAGCAAGCACATCGAAAAGCTCAAAATCCATCATAGCAATACAGGATATCCATCGTTAGTCATCAAGTTGGTTCAGTCCTTCTATAAAATCTGGGGGTATAGCGTGGTTAAAGACGTGCATGCAAGGTAACGCCGAAGTCATCAATCcgagaaagaggagaaaaaaagaaaataaggGAAAAGGAACGAAGCATTAGAAGTAAGAAGCGGAGAAGACGAATGATTAGCACAAAGCAGTAAGCATCCACTGCCCTTTACTATCACGCTGGATGATCCGTTCTCTGATGGCCCAGTCCCTTAGGGCGAtatcctcggcctcctcaAGAGGAGTCTCATCCTTTTCGAAGTGCCGTCCGACATGGTCCATACGGTCATTCCAGCTGTTTGGGCCGGAGAAATTGCGCCCGCAGAATCCACAGGAACTCTGTTGTGGCGGCTTGCGTTGCTCATGCCAGCAGCGAGCGCGGACATCCTCGAGACTGGCCTCGAAGGCCTTCCGTTCCTGCTCGGTGGTGGCGTCGGGCCGGCCCGCGAGGACCCAGGGTGCATGCATGCGGCGCTGGTGCTGGGTGAAAAGATCCTTGCGGTTAAAGTCGTTGGTTTGGTGACCGGGCTGGTCGTGGTGGTTGAGGGTGGAAGTTGAGGTCATTTTGTTGTTGGGTTTGTGGCCGCCGTTGCAGTTGCCGACGTCGCagcggaagaagccgagTTGGACGTGCTGAGAGGCAATGTGTCGCTTCCATTCGTTCTTGGAGGCAAAGGTACTTGCGCAGCCGTAGCGTgagaagctgcagacgaAGACGTGGCCCTTGGTCTTCGACTTGGCAGGATGCTGTTTCGAAGCTGACGCTCTAATGTTTGGCTTGACCTGAGTCTTCCTCTTAGTGACGCGGTTCGGTGGCGAGCCTTTCTGAACGCTGCAGCGAGACTTTCGACGTCGAGGGGAAGGTGGAGGGGTTTTGTGACCCGACGTACTATCCGAGCCGCGGTGATGAGCTTGAGCTGCCACGACTTCCAATCCTTCAGAGCAATTGTGTTCCTCGTAAACATTGGGCTGTGCTGGCGCAGTCACTGAGTAGGGTGAGTTCACCATCGGGTCGGGGTCAGGATAGGTTTGTATTTGAGGCAAGGCGACCGAGCTAGTGATAGACGTCACTGGTGAGGAATATTGTTCTGCCTTGACTGAGGAATCTCTTGGATCATCATAGGCATAGGGTGGGGACGGGTAGGGTTCCATCATGTTGCTGTGTGCAAAGCTACCATCTGCGGTGCTGCCAGGGCTCTCTGCACCAGAGATGGAGGAGTAGCCGCTCCAAGGTGATGCGACGCGATCTGGACTCAAGAGAACAGGGTGGAGACCCATCTCCATTACCGACAAAGGACCAGCAGTGTGCGAGGGAAGAGATCCGTGGGTCCACGACATATACGCAGGGAAGTAATGAGTCTTAGGAATGCTCTGGAGATGGGACGATCGCAGTTGAAATTGAGATTCGTTCGGAAAGTAGGCTGGATCGGCGCAAGAGTCAGGAGCTGGGTAAAGCTCGCAATCTTCAAATGATACACGATTCCCGATCGTCATCGGAAGGATGTCGGCATAAGCGCTTGAATGCATTTTTCAAAGGCGTCCAAAGGGCCTGTTCGTCCTTGGGACTGAGCATTCACATAGGAGCCACCAGTAGCCTGAAAAGAGGCAACAGGATCTTTTATAGTCTCCTGAACGATGGGGGATGCATTTCCAACACCATTAAGATTACGACTCAGCAGAATAGTCCTCATGCGATATGCAGGAGTAGTCCATGGGGCGGCGCAGGAGGGCGATACACAGCATCCCCAGAGCATAACCCACGCCAACCTCTGATTTGGCGCAGTTGAGCCGCAAGTCACCCTTTGGCATCGTCGTTCGTGTCCCAAGTCCCCAGCAGCTCGACGCTAATTTGTCACCACAGGTACGGGTCGAATCGATTGGGAAATGATCCCACCACAATCACAGACCCAGTCGCAACGGCCCTGCGGGACCAGGGAAATTGGTCATTTGGTGGACAGTAGTTGACCATCGGAGTTTCCAGTTGGGTGAAGTGAATTAACTTCTCACTCACCCCCTTTTTTTCCTGCTTCTCGATGTCTATATCGTCAGCATCTTCAGTCTGTAAGACGGTGAGATCCCTGAGTGACCGCCAGAAAAAGTAGGCCCCATCGGCCGCAAGAGATGGAAAGATACCAGGGATCAGAGATGCGGTACTCGTGATTGGAGAAATCAGGGACATGAGACTAAGGCCCACATGGTTCATTGGTCATCGACGTCGGTTTCCCAAACCCACCTGGGGAAGCCCTCCTGGGTCAGTGTCGGTCAGGTTCGGACATGGCTGAGCGCCTTCGTGGATAGCACCAAACCATGGTCTAAATTAGTTTGGGCAACTTGTCGTAGATACCGTCAGATAGACCAGTTTAGCGCTTGAAGATCCACGTTCTGGAATCTAGACGTCCAagccatcttccaggtggATACTTGCGCGTGGATACTGTAAACTGTATGTCTACCGGAAGTCCACTATGCATGCAAGAACGGCTCACAGCACGCGTCGATATCTAATGAGGGGAGATTTGGAAACAATTTGCAGTCGCCACCGTCAAACGAGCGGTAGTATCCACGGAAGTGTACTGTGTATAGGGttatttgctttttcttctttttgccCTGCATTTGCCCAGCGCCCGCTGTATTCATGGCGGGAAAAGGAGGCAGACCATAACAAGAAGCCATTCCAGCCAGTGAGAGAAGACATCACTCTCAGCGATAGGCGGTGTTGTCTACGAGCTTGCATTAGCTCGCTGCGTCCGGGATGGCCAGCGGGGGCCAAATCACTCCCCCATGACTCGAGGACAATGCGAGTGCTTGACTGGATGAGGGAAAATGGAGGGCCATCACAATAAACATTCGGCGATCAGGTCGCTGCCTTTTCTGTCCAGATGCCTCGTAGCCtcactctttcttttcttttcttttctttttcttttctttttcttttctttttcttttctttttcttttctttttcttttctttttcttttcttttttttttttttttttctttttttccttttctctctttttttccccctcctTTGGGTTTTTCGTACTTTCTGGGCGGTCATCTCGCTGACAGGCTAAGGTTCGGCCCACCTGTCATGGAGCTATTTTCTCCTTACTTGTGCGTCGCAGATGAACAGAATGCCATTTTACAAGGATCAATACCATCTTGGTGCTAACGTTTTATTGGGAAGGGGTTCCTTATCTTGCTGATCTCCCTTGAAATCGAATTTGCCGACTCCACATCTCTTGACTATCTGCTCCAAACCTCAAAAAGCCTCAACAGGATGGGTCGTTCTGAATCACCCGTCTTGTGTAGTCTTCAAAAACAATGTCGGAGAGGGTTGGTACGCTGATACAGCATGACGACACCAGAAGCTTCGGGGCTGTGCCCTCTTCAAGGGTTGAAAGCAGGACTTTGTAGCCAACCGTTGCTGCGGTGGTGACTGTGGATTGAGCCTGACAAGGCGCAATCTGCCCTCTTGTCATGTGACGATCTGTACACTTGATGGATTGGCTCCCAGTTGGCAGGAATGACGAGATCTTCTTCGGAGAGACGCAGAAGGTAGTTATGACAACAGAGAGGTGACTTTCAGCAGACGATTCTTTCCATGTCAAATGGATGGCCGCTCTTCATTCGGGTATTGTGTCATTGATTGCGTACATTTTAGATCCGTACGTCTTAGAGTAGGGACTTAGACTGAAATATGTCCCAGGATTTTCATGGAGGATTCAATTCTCGATTTAATGACGGACTGAAACTTGTCCCAAGGTCACTGGCGTGGTCCTCCCTGGTCTAAACGTAACC of Aspergillus fumigatus Af293 chromosome 2, whole genome shotgun sequence contains these proteins:
- a CDS encoding putative C2H2 finger domain protein; the encoded protein is MHSSAYADILPMTIGNRVSFEDCELYPAPDSCADPAYFPNESQFQLRSSHLQSIPKTHYFPAYMSWTHGSLPSHTAGPLSVMEMGLHPVLLSPDRVASPWSGYSSISGAESPGSTADGSFAHSNMMEPYPSPPYAYDDPRDSSVKAEQYSSPVTSITSSVALPQIQTYPDPDPMVNSPYSVTAPAQPNVYEEHNCSEGLEVVAAQAHHRGSDSTSGHKTPPPSPRRRKSRCSVQKGSPPNRVTKRKTQVKPNIRASASKQHPAKSKTKGHVFVCSFSRYGCASTFASKNEWKRHIASQHVQLGFFRCDVGNCNGGHKPNNKMTSTSTLNHHDQPGHQTNDFNRKDLFTQHQRRMHAPWVLAGRPDATTEQERKAFEASLEDVRARCWHEQRKPPQQSSCGFCGRNFSGPNSWNDRMDHVGRHFEKDETPLEEAEDIALRDWAIRERIIQRDSKGQWMLTALC